From a single Solanum dulcamara chromosome 4, daSolDulc1.2, whole genome shotgun sequence genomic region:
- the LOC129885344 gene encoding eukaryotic translation initiation factor 4B3, giving the protein MAATVSAWAKPGAWALDSEEHELELQKEESVKVDNHSNGGDAGGLSDFPSLASAATTKTKKKKPQTLSLQEFSTYSAAKKSQSAAAAATKGLTPEEVLMLPTGPRERTAEELDQSRLGGGFKSYGYDRQGRGSSDDYRRQGGFRRDTDREIAPSRADETDDWGAVKKTSAGNGFERRERGERGGFFSDSQSKADESDNWAANKAFVPSSGRRFDRRGSFGSNGSDSDSDRWTKRKEEEGGRRFASGGGAFDSLRERRGGYDSNGGVDSENWGRKREENGVAGGGGRPKLNLQPRTLPLSEEQQNGNEPVPVAKPKGANPFGAARPREEVLKEKGQDWKEIDQKLESLKVKEASESSDGAPVAKKAWGSPNGKLIFREDKTEKSWRKPELNEVPPSSAEETVNRSVEETVNETAESGGEPQI; this is encoded by the exons ATGGCGGCAACCGTGAGCGCGTGGGCAAAACCAGGCGCGTGGGCCCTTGATTCGGAGGAGCACGAGTTGGAGCTTCAAAAGGAAGAGTCAGTGAAGGTAGACAACCACTCCAACGGCGGCGATGCTGGTGGCCTTTCCGATTTTCCATCATTGGCCTCTGCCGCCACCACCAAAACGAAGAAAAAGAAGCCACAAACCCTATCCCTTCAGGAGTTCTCCACTTACAGCGCTGCTAAGAAGTCTCAATCTGCCGCCGCTGCGGCCACCAAAGGCCTGACTCCGGAGGAAGTCTTGATGCTCCCCACCGGTCCTCGCGAGCGCACTGCAGAGGAACTTGACCAGTCTCGGCTCGGAGGTGGTTTCAAATCGTACGGTTACGACAGGCAAGGGAGGGGTTCGTCGGACGATTATCGTAGGCAGGGAGGATTCCGAAGGGATACCGATAGGGAAATTGCTCCCTCTCGTGCCGACGAGACTGATGATTGGGGTGCAGTTAAGAAAACATCGGCTGGTAACGgttttgaaagaagggaaagaGGTGAAAGGGGAGGTTTTTTCTCCGATTCGCAGTCTAAAGCTGATGAATCTGATAATTGGGCTGCTAATAAAGCTTTTGTACCCTCTTCTGGTCGAAGATTTGATAGGAGAGGGAGTTTTGGGTCAAATGGCAGTGATTCCGATTCGGATCGGTGGACAAAAAGGAAGGAAGAGGAGGGAGGACGGAGATTTGCCTCCGGTGGTGGTGCATTCGACAGTTTAAGAGAGAGAAGAGGTGGTTACGATTCCAACGGTGGCGTGGATTCAGAAAATTGGGGGAGGAAGAGAGAAGAGAACGGAGttgctggtggtggtggtaggccaaAGTTGAATTTGCAACCAAGGACATTACCGTTGAGTGAAGAACAGCAGAACGGTAATGAGCCTGTGCCTGTGGCGAAGCCGAAAGGGGCTAATCCATTTGGGGCAGCTAGACCAAGAGAGGAGGTATTGAAGGAGAAGGGACAGGATTGGAAGGAGATTGACCAAAAGCTTGAGTCTTTGAAGGTAAAGGAGGCTTCTGAGTCAAGTGATGGTGCTCCGGTTGCCAAGAAAGCTTGGGGGAGTCCCAACGGGAAGCTGATATTTCGCGAGGACAAGACTGAGAAGAGTTGGAGGAAGCCTGAGCTGAATGAAGTTCCTCCTTCCAG TGCTGAGGAAACTGTAAACAGGTCTGTTGAAGAAACTGTAAACGAAACTGCTGAATCTGGTGGTGAGCCACAAATATGA